Part of the Geodermatophilus obscurus DSM 43160 genome is shown below.
CACATCACGGTCTACACAGAGCCCGGCGCGGCTCCGGAGTACGACGTCGCCGAGCTCGAAGCCCGGCTCGCCGCAGCCATGCGCTCCTGGACCGACGACCTGTACGACGCCCTAGTCGACCAGCTCGGTGAAGAGCGGGGTGTCTACCTGCACCGCCGCTACGCCGATGCCTTTTCGCCGGCCTATCAGCAGTACTCCGCCGCCGCCGCGGCCGTCGTCGACATCCGCCGGATCGAGGCCCTGGGCGGTGGTGACGACCTCGCCCTGCACCTGTACCGGCCGTTGGAGGCCCCGCCGGGCAGGTTGCGGTTCAAGCTGTTCCGGCACGGCCAGTCCGTCACGCTCTCCGACGTCCTGCCGCTCCTGGAGAACATGGGCGTCCACGTCGTGGACGAACGCCCCTACGAGGTGCGCCCGGCGGGCGCCGACCCCGTCTGGATTTACGACTTCGGGCTGCGCTACGAGGGGCTCACCGACCTCGACGCCGACGGGATGCGGGAGCGCTTCCAGGAGGCGTTCGCCATGGCCTGGCGCGGCGACCTCGAGAACGACGGGCTCAACCGGCTCGTCCTGCGCGCCGGGCTCCGCGGGCGCGAGGTCTCCGTCGTCCGCGCCTACGCCCGGTACCTCCAGCAGGTGGGCGCCACGTTCGGACTCGACTACACGGTCGCGACGCTGGCGAGCAATCCGGGGCTCGCTCGCCGGCTGTTCGAGCTGTTCTCGGCCCGGCTCGATTTCGACTCTGCCGCCGAGGACCGGGATCTGCTGGCCAAGCAGATCGTCGACGACATCGAGCGCGGGCTCGACGCGGTCACCAGCCTCAACGAGGACCGAGTGCTGCGAACTCTCCTCGGGGTCGTGCAAGCGACGGTGCGCACCAACTACTTCCAGGCCGGATCGGGGGGTGAGCCGAAGCCCTGGCTGTCGCTCAAACTGGCCTCGGCGCAGATCCCCGACCTGCCGCTGCCCCGTCCGATGTTCGAGATCTTCGTGTACTCACCGCGAGTCGAGGGCGTTCACCTGCGCGGTGGCCGGGTCGCCCGCGGCGGCCTGCGCTGGTCCGACCGGCCGGAGGACTTCCGGAGCGAGGTGCTGGGCCTGATGAAGGCGCAGACGGTCAAGAACGCGGTCATCGTGCCGGTCGGCGCGAAGGGCGGGTTCGTCGTCAAGGCACCGCCCACCGAGCGGGAAGCGCTGCAAAACGAGGTCGTCGCCTGCTACTCGATGTTCATCCGTGGCCTGCTCGACCTGACCGACAACCTGGTGTCCGGCGACGTCGTCCCGCCGGAGCGCACGGTGCGATTCGACGAGGACGACGCGTACCTGGTGGTGGCGGCCGACAAGGGCACCGCGACCTTCTCCGATCTGGCCAACTCCATCTCGGAGGAGTACGGGTTCTGGCTGGGCGACGCCTTCGCGTCCGGCGGCTCCTCCGGCTACGACCACAAGGCGATGGGCATCACGGCGCGCGGAGCCTGGGTCTCGGTACAGCGCCATTTCCACGACCTCGGCGTCGACGTGCAGCAGGAAGACGTCACGGTCGCTGGAATCGGGGACATGTCCGGGGATGTCTTCGGCAACGGGATGCTGCTGTCCCGGCACATCCGGCTGGTCGCAGCCTTCGACCATCGGCACATCTTTCTCGACCCCGACCCGGACGCGGCGCCCAGCTTCGTCGAGCGCGCTCGCCTGTTCGACCTGCCCCGTTCCAGTTGGGCCGATTACGACCTGTCGCTCATCTCGGCTGGTGGCGGCGTCTTCCCGCGGACGGCGAAGACGGTTCCGCTCTCGCCCCAGGTCCGGTCAAGGCTCGACGTTCCGGCCGAGCACCTCGCTCCGGACGAGCTGATCCGGGCCATCCTCCGCGCCCCAGTCGATCTGCTCTGGAACGGTGGGATAGGCACCTACGTCAAGGCCTCGACCGAGACGCACGGCGAGGTGGGCGACAAGCGCAGCGATCCGGTGCGCGTCGACGCCGGCGAGCTGCGGTGCCGGGTGATGGGGGAGGGCGGCAACCTCGGCTTCACCCAGCGCGGCCGGATCGAGTTCGCGCTGCGCGGCGGGCGCATCAACACCGACGCGATCGACAACTCCGCGGGGGTGGACTGCTCCGACCACGAGGTCAACATCAAAGTTCTGCTCGACCGCGTGGTCGACGACGGCGATCTCACCCGCAAGCAACGGGATGCCCTCCTCGTGGAGATGACCGACGAGGTGGCACAACTGGTGCTCCGCGACAACGCCGCGCAGACCCGCGCGCTGTACAACGCGCGGGCCCAGGCGCGGTCACTGCTGGACGTGCACGCCAGATACCTCAGCACCCTGGAGCGGTCGCGGCGGCTCAACCGGGCGCTGGAGTTCCTGCCGACCGACGACGAGCTGACCGAGCGCGCCGCTGCCGGTCAGGGGCTGGTCATGCCCGAGTTCGCCGTCCTGCTGGCGTACACGAAGATCTGGGTCTACGACCAGCTGCTGGCGTCGGAGGTTCCGGAGGACCCGTTCCTGGCGGCGGAGCTGGCCAGCTACTTCCCGGGTGCGATCCGCGAGAGGTATGCCGACCGGCTGCCGGATCATCCGCTCCGTCGCGAGATCATCGCGACCTGCGTGACGAATGCGATGGTCAACCGCGCGGGGACGACGTTCGGCTTCCGCCTGGCCGAGGAGACCGGCCTCCCGGTGGCGCACGTCGTCCGGGCCCACATCGCCACATGGGAGATCTTCGGGCTGACCGAGCTGCAAGCCGAGATCGAGTCGCTCGACGCCGTACCGACAGACACCCAGGTGCGGCTCTTCCTGGAGGTGCGCACGCTCGCCGAGCGCGCGAGTCGCTGGTTGTTGCGCAACCGTCGCCAGCCACTGGACATCCGCAGCACCGTCGACTACTTCGCGCCGGCCGTGCCGCCGCTGGCCGACGAGATCCCCCGGCTGCTCGCCGCGTCCGACGACGACGTACTCGACGCTGCGGTACGCCTCAACACCGCGGACGGCGTTCCCGAACCGCTCGCCAGACGCTTGGCCGCGCTGCCGGCGCTCTTCTCCGCTCTCGATGTCACCGACGTGGCCCGCGCGACCGGGCGCGAGCGCGAGCAGGTGGCCGCCGTGTACTTCGCGCTCGGACAGCACCTGCAGCTCAACTGGCTGCACGAACGCATCCTCGCGCTGCCGCGCGACGACCGGTGGCAGGCCCTCGCGCGCGCTGCCCTCCGCGACGACCTCTACGCGGTGCGCGCCGCCCTGACCGCGGAGGTGCTGCGGGTGGAGGGCCCGGTCACCGACACCGCCGAGCAGGTGCGCAGATGGCTCACCTCCGCCGAACCAGCCGTGAGCCGGTGCCTCGCCGTGCTCCACGACGTCGCGGCCGACGACCGAAGCGACCTGGCAACGTTGTCCGTAGCGCTGCGCGAAATCCGCGATCTCGTCTCAAGGCGCTGCGGTGTGGAAGAGACCTGACAAGCGTGGGACTGGCCCCCCGGTCGTCTACGGCGTGGTGGAAGCCCGTTGCGGTGGAACGGACGTCGGTCCCGGCGAGTCAGCTAGGTCGTTCCTGGCACCTGCCGCGGTCAGTCCGACGTCGAGGCAGTTGCGGTCGACGTGGCCGAGCCAGGGGCGGTGGTCGTCGTCTCCGACGCGTCCGACGGTCGCGGGCTGTCCTCAGCGGACGTCGCCGGGGCGCTCGTGGGTGGGGTGGAGGGCCTCGATGGCGTCTGGTCGCGCTGGGTGGCCACGTTGGTGAGCGCCCCGATCGTCGTCGTCCCCGATTCGTCCGAGCCTCCGACGAAGGCAGACACCGACCGCTGCCCGAATAACTCCATCTCGGTCACGAGCCCCATGGCGACCAGGAACACGGCCACGGCGCTGGCACACCCACGACCACCGCGGCCCGGGGCGGAAGAACGGCCTGCGTCGCGGGTCGAGCCGGACCCGCCGGGGCGCGGGTACGCGGATGGTGATGGCCCGATGCCCCGGGGACCTTCCCCGCCCGGAGAGCTGGCTGCGGGCGCGGCGCAGGCGGTCATTTGTCTGGTGCAGGGACGCGCTGTAGACCGCGGTGCTCACGGTGGTGATCACGCTCGCCAGGGCCGCTCCGATCACGGCTCCGGTCACACCGGACCACGGCGCAGCCACGGCGGCCGACGCTGCGGCAAGGGCACTGGCCGCACTCACCGCGGCATGATCACCACACCCGAAGTGTCCGGAGAACCGGGTCAGGCTCCGATCTCCGGGTCCTGGTGCACGGGTCAGCGTCGGTCGGGCGACGGCGGGCGAGTCTGGGTAGGGCTGGGCGGGTGAGCGAGTCGGACCAGCTGGACGTTGTCGTCGAGAGCCCCCGCGGCAGCCGCAACAAGTACGAGTTCGATGAAAAGCGTGGCGTCATGCGGCTCGACCGGCGGATCCTCGGCGCGGTCTCGTTTCCCGCCGACTACGGGTTCGTGCCCGGGACGGTGGGGGAGGACGGGGAGCCCCTGGACGCCTTGGTGCTGCTCGATGAGCCGACCTATCCCGGCATCTGGGTCGCGGCCCGCGTCATCGGGGTGTCGTGGATCGGCACTCGCACCGGACTTGAGGCCAAATTGCTGTGCGTCCCTGTCGGTGATCCGGTGTACGAGGACGTCCACGACCTCAATGACCTGCCCCGCCATGTCGCACGTGAGATCGGTCAGTTCTTCGGCGTCTACAAGCAGCTCGACGGTGGCACCACGACGACCGATGAAGGGCAGGAGGGGCGGCAGGTCGCCGTCCGGGTTCTTGCCGAAGCCCGAGCCCGGCATCGCGGGTCCTAAAAGACGCGACCGACTGCGGACGTCAGCCCCGGGGACAGGATGGTTGGGCGCGCTGCTCTTCGTCTCCAGCACACCCGTCGCCCACCTTGCAGGCGGTGCTGGACGCGGTGTGCGAGGGTGGAGCGCTGGTCGAGGAGGTCGAGGCCGCGTGCGACCGGCCCTGTCGACCGGCGCCGCCGACGTGCTCGCCACCGACGGCGTGCTGTTGGGCACGCCGGCGAACATCGGTTGCATGTCCGGCGCTCAAGGACTTCTCCGATACCGTCTACTTCCCCCTGCCTCGACGCCACCGCCGCCGGGCCGACGCTGACAGGGCCGCCGGCTCCACGCCGCCATCAGTCCCGGCGAGGTGAGGCCGGGACTGATGGGGCCCCCGCCTTGCCGGCCCGCGGGCCGAGCCCCACGGAGAGGTCGGTCCTCAGCAGGGATGTATGGGGTGCTGCGACATAGACGTGTCCTGAACGCTACTTTGACCTGTCGATGGCGCCGCCCGTCGTACTGGATTGAGCCGACCCGACCGGGCTCTCTCGTTTCAGTGGGCTGGGCGGCGTCCTCGGGTGGCAGTGCAAGACGAGGCCTTCGGGTGACGATGTCGCGGGGACGAAGCGGGAGCACATCGACCACGACGTCCTGCATCGCCGTGCCCAGGTTGCGGTGCTGTCCGGCTTGGCGGCAGGCGACGACGTCTACGACCTGACGGCGGCAGCGGCTCCCAGCCACGTGCCCGGCTGGTTCACACCGGATGTGGCTCTCCTCGAGTTGGCCGTCATGGCGCTCGATCTCGCGTGCCGGCCGGCGCCGAGCCGCTGGAGTTGAGGGGCTGTGGGAGCGCCACCTGCCGGAGGTGACGTTCCGCCGTCGCGTCCAGCACCGCAGCAGCCGGCCATGCACTGCACCTGTCGGCGCTCTGGGCCCACGCTGTCACCGAGCCGCGACTAGTGACCCGCTAGCCGCGGCGACCCCGCCGGCCTACGCC
Proteins encoded:
- a CDS encoding NAD-glutamate dehydrogenase, which produces MPTIPFRDRQEIIEEIRRYARNRLPAEQADLFEGFVGQYYGRVAPADLAARAVHDLYGAAMSHLTLALDRAAGKPAVRVYSPDFEEHGFASAHTVVDVVTDDMPFLVDSVTMEVTRHGLGLHLTVHPVVLVRRDPERLVGILNREDATPGMLAESFLHLEVDRQTEGPVLDELRDDVLRVLGDVRAAVDDWSAMRHRALAIVDTLAVEASTVEEGERNEAAELMRWLADDHFTFLGYREYELATEDGEEALRAVPGTGLGLLRDDRSRPVSHSFAKLPPEVRRRAREPQLLNLTKANSRSTVHRPSNLDYVGIKRFTADGAVVGERRFLGLMASAAYKQSPQDVPVLRRKVEAVLNRAGYPLDSHDGRALVKILETYPREELFQIGADELYDAATTILDVQDRQGLRLLVRRDTFGRFLSCLVYLPRDRLTTALRTRIQDILLAAFGGVSTQFTTLVGESVLARLHITVYTEPGAAPEYDVAELEARLAAAMRSWTDDLYDALVDQLGEERGVYLHRRYADAFSPAYQQYSAAAAAVVDIRRIEALGGGDDLALHLYRPLEAPPGRLRFKLFRHGQSVTLSDVLPLLENMGVHVVDERPYEVRPAGADPVWIYDFGLRYEGLTDLDADGMRERFQEAFAMAWRGDLENDGLNRLVLRAGLRGREVSVVRAYARYLQQVGATFGLDYTVATLASNPGLARRLFELFSARLDFDSAAEDRDLLAKQIVDDIERGLDAVTSLNEDRVLRTLLGVVQATVRTNYFQAGSGGEPKPWLSLKLASAQIPDLPLPRPMFEIFVYSPRVEGVHLRGGRVARGGLRWSDRPEDFRSEVLGLMKAQTVKNAVIVPVGAKGGFVVKAPPTEREALQNEVVACYSMFIRGLLDLTDNLVSGDVVPPERTVRFDEDDAYLVVAADKGTATFSDLANSISEEYGFWLGDAFASGGSSGYDHKAMGITARGAWVSVQRHFHDLGVDVQQEDVTVAGIGDMSGDVFGNGMLLSRHIRLVAAFDHRHIFLDPDPDAAPSFVERARLFDLPRSSWADYDLSLISAGGGVFPRTAKTVPLSPQVRSRLDVPAEHLAPDELIRAILRAPVDLLWNGGIGTYVKASTETHGEVGDKRSDPVRVDAGELRCRVMGEGGNLGFTQRGRIEFALRGGRINTDAIDNSAGVDCSDHEVNIKVLLDRVVDDGDLTRKQRDALLVEMTDEVAQLVLRDNAAQTRALYNARAQARSLLDVHARYLSTLERSRRLNRALEFLPTDDELTERAAAGQGLVMPEFAVLLAYTKIWVYDQLLASEVPEDPFLAAELASYFPGAIRERYADRLPDHPLRREIIATCVTNAMVNRAGTTFGFRLAEETGLPVAHVVRAHIATWEIFGLTELQAEIESLDAVPTDTQVRLFLEVRTLAERASRWLLRNRRQPLDIRSTVDYFAPAVPPLADEIPRLLAASDDDVLDAAVRLNTADGVPEPLARRLAALPALFSALDVTDVARATGREREQVAAVYFALGQHLQLNWLHERILALPRDDRWQALARAALRDDLYAVRAALTAEVLRVEGPVTDTAEQVRRWLTSAEPAVSRCLAVLHDVAADDRSDLATLSVALREIRDLVSRRCGVEET
- a CDS encoding inorganic diphosphatase, whose translation is MSESDQLDVVVESPRGSRNKYEFDEKRGVMRLDRRILGAVSFPADYGFVPGTVGEDGEPLDALVLLDEPTYPGIWVAARVIGVSWIGTRTGLEAKLLCVPVGDPVYEDVHDLNDLPRHVAREIGQFFGVYKQLDGGTTTTDEGQEGRQVAVRVLAEARARHRGS